ATTTGAGTAAATCGTTAATTAAACCGGCGGGCAAGTCGGTTTTATTTTTTACTATATTAGTTACCGTGGTATTTAATACTTTAATTAATTTATGAAAATCTTTTACCAGCATTTGTTGCATAATATACCCCCTAAATAACAGTTTAATAAAATTTAGAAGAATAAATATCTAATATAAATTAGAAAAATATATATTTTTAAACTTGAGTTATTGTTAATCATCTAACTCATTCTATAATGAGATATATAATATATGACTAAAAACTAGTGTTTAGCTATGCAGATAATTGAAACTTTAAAATATATAGATAAGGATTTACCGACAATTTTTATTATTAGACATGCGGAAAGATTTTACAAAGACTCCCCTGAGCATGACTTTTTTTGTTACTTAACCGAACAAGGCAAGCAGCAATCTCTACTATTGGGTAAGTATATCAAAGAAAATCTCGGTAATATTACTAAAGTTTCGAGCAGTATTGTTGAAAGATGCATTGAAACAGGAGTTAAAGTAATAGAAGGGAACGACAGCAAGATAGGTGTTAATAAGGTTGAATACCTAACCAAGGCTTTTGTTTATGACCCACAAAATGCCATGATTGAGTTTCCACAGTATACAGTCAAGGAGCTGGTTAAAATGCATTTAGCCGAGAATATGATCAGTTGTATGCGAAAGCGGGATGAAGGGATTAAAATGTTACTTTCCCCTATAATTCAGGATTTACTGGATTTAGATAACAGATCCTTATATGTAACTCATGATTATTTACTAGGCATGTTATATGCTATGTTAGTCGATTTGCCTATTGATAAAGTCGAGGAGGAATGGTTTAGCTATCTGGACGGCGTGTGTTTGCAAAAAACCAATGAAAGTAAGTTTATACTTTATCGAAAAGAAAGCGCTATAGATATTACTGAAAACCTATCCAAGTT
This is a stretch of genomic DNA from Candidatus Jidaibacter acanthamoeba. It encodes these proteins:
- a CDS encoding histidine phosphatase family protein, yielding MQIIETLKYIDKDLPTIFIIRHAERFYKDSPEHDFFCYLTEQGKQQSLLLGKYIKENLGNITKVSSSIVERCIETGVKVIEGNDSKIGVNKVEYLTKAFVYDPQNAMIEFPQYTVKELVKMHLAENMISCMRKRDEGIKMLLSPIIQDLLDLDNRSLYVTHDYLLGMLYAMLVDLPIDKVEEEWFSYLDGVCLQKTNESKFILYRKESAIDITENLSKFEIKF